One Candidatus Korarchaeum sp. DNA segment encodes these proteins:
- a CDS encoding nicotinamidase yields MRVALTSRSALVIVDVQRDFMPGGSLPVPKGDSVVGPLNELLRMFEGRRLPIVLTRDWHPPDHISFRDRGGPWPPHCVAGSEGAEFHPSLAVPPDAIIVSKATERDREAYSGFEGTDLDSILRGLGVRRILVGGVATEYCVKATVLDALKLGYEVLIVEEAVKGISEEAGDSAKLEMLREGAILVRLGEIIG; encoded by the coding sequence ATGAGGGTGGCCCTGACGAGCAGATCGGCCCTCGTGATCGTCGACGTTCAGAGGGACTTCATGCCAGGGGGTTCCCTCCCGGTGCCGAAGGGGGACTCGGTCGTGGGGCCCCTGAACGAGCTGTTGAGGATGTTCGAGGGTAGGAGGCTCCCGATAGTCCTGACTAGGGACTGGCACCCTCCCGATCACATCTCCTTCAGGGATAGGGGAGGTCCTTGGCCCCCGCACTGCGTCGCGGGTAGTGAAGGCGCCGAGTTCCACCCATCCCTAGCGGTGCCTCCCGATGCGATAATCGTATCCAAAGCGACCGAGAGGGATAGGGAAGCCTACTCCGGGTTCGAGGGCACGGACCTGGACTCCATCCTCAGAGGGCTCGGGGTGAGGAGGATCCTCGTGGGAGGGGTAGCCACAGAGTACTGCGTCAAGGCCACGGTCCTAGATGCTCTGAAGCTCGGTTACGAGGTGCTGATCGTCGAGGAAGCGGTGAAGGGTATCTCCGAGGAGGCGGGAGATTCCGCTAAGTTGGAGATGCTGAGGGAAGGGGCTATACTCGTGAGGCTAGGTGAGATAATCGGGTGA
- the lysX gene encoding lysine biosynthesis protein LysX codes for MRIALAYERVREEEAQLMRAVERLGHELSLLHLTSDNYFFLEEKVLKSDVALIRAISQTNALLSSELLTHMGLRCVNPPEVLRVCGNKLATSMKLLEAGVPTPRTAIAFSLEGALRAARSIGFPVVVKPINGSWGRLVSLARDEEELRAIVEHREAMGSPYYRVHYIQEYVRKPGRDIRAYGTEERFIAAIYRISDHWITNTARGGKAEPVKASEELENIVVRTCRALGGGFLGIDIAEDERRGLLVIEANATTEFKNAARVTGVDIAAEIVKYALGS; via the coding sequence ATGAGGATCGCCTTGGCCTACGAGAGGGTCAGGGAGGAAGAAGCCCAGTTGATGAGGGCCGTTGAGAGGTTGGGCCATGAGCTCTCCTTACTGCACCTCACCTCCGATAACTATTTTTTCCTGGAGGAGAAGGTCTTGAAGAGCGATGTAGCTCTGATAAGAGCCATTAGTCAGACTAACGCTTTGCTCTCCTCCGAACTACTCACCCACATGGGTTTGAGGTGCGTGAACCCTCCTGAGGTCCTGAGGGTCTGCGGCAATAAGCTCGCAACTTCGATGAAGCTACTTGAAGCGGGAGTGCCAACTCCGAGGACGGCTATAGCCTTCTCCCTCGAGGGAGCCCTTCGAGCGGCTAGGAGCATCGGCTTCCCCGTCGTCGTGAAACCCATCAACGGGAGCTGGGGGAGGTTGGTTTCCTTAGCTAGGGATGAGGAGGAACTCAGGGCCATAGTGGAGCATAGGGAAGCTATGGGATCACCTTACTACAGGGTGCACTACATTCAGGAGTACGTGAGGAAGCCGGGGAGGGATATAAGAGCTTACGGAACTGAGGAAAGGTTCATAGCAGCTATATACAGAATCTCAGACCACTGGATAACTAACACAGCCAGAGGAGGAAAAGCTGAGCCTGTTAAAGCTAGTGAGGAGCTTGAGAATATCGTTGTGAGGACTTGCAGAGCTCTGGGCGGAGGTTTCCTGGGGATCGATATAGCGGAGGATGAGAGGAGGGGTTTGCTCGTGATAGAGGCCAACGCCACCACGGAGTTCAAGAACGCAGCTAGGGTGACTGGAGTTGACATAGCCGCGGAGATAGTTAAGTACGCGTTGGGGAGTTGA
- a CDS encoding 3-oxoacyl-ACP reductase family protein, with translation MRLDGKVALVTGASRGIGRAIALAFAREGANLIVNYSRNDSKAKEVVNSANSLGVRALMVKADVSNPLQIEGMERVVREEFGRLDLLVNSAGVTVRRPLEEVPYDEWVRVIDVNLNGTFYVMRTFFKLMVESGGGSIINIASVAGILPMVGSGAYSPSKAGVIMLTKQAAAEWARYGIRVNAICPGPVETDMLREEFTEEQLEIRKKLIPLGRLGNTDDVVKLALFLASDDSSYITGEAFCVDGGMAVSYYSLVERFLRMGRPPHEIP, from the coding sequence ATGAGGTTGGACGGTAAGGTGGCTCTGGTTACGGGAGCATCCAGAGGGATAGGGAGAGCCATAGCACTTGCTTTCGCTAGGGAAGGGGCTAATTTAATCGTTAACTACTCCAGGAACGATTCTAAAGCCAAAGAGGTGGTAAATTCAGCCAATTCCCTAGGAGTAAGGGCATTGATGGTTAAGGCTGACGTCTCGAACCCCCTGCAGATCGAGGGGATGGAGAGGGTCGTCAGGGAGGAGTTTGGGAGGCTCGACCTGCTCGTCAACTCCGCCGGCGTGACGGTGAGGCGCCCCCTGGAGGAGGTCCCCTACGACGAGTGGGTGAGGGTGATCGATGTCAACCTGAACGGTACCTTCTACGTGATGAGGACCTTTTTCAAGCTGATGGTCGAGTCCGGTGGGGGCAGCATAATAAACATAGCTTCCGTCGCGGGAATACTCCCCATGGTGGGCTCGGGGGCATACAGTCCATCCAAGGCGGGCGTCATAATGTTGACGAAGCAAGCCGCGGCCGAGTGGGCCAGGTACGGGATAAGGGTTAACGCGATATGCCCGGGCCCCGTGGAGACGGACATGCTGAGGGAGGAGTTCACCGAGGAGCAGCTCGAGATAAGGAAGAAGCTGATCCCACTAGGGAGATTGGGAAATACTGACGATGTGGTGAAGCTCGCTCTCTTCCTAGCATCCGATGATTCCAGTTACATAACGGGTGAGGCCTTCTGCGTTGACGGGGGAATGGCTGTGAGCTACTACTCGCTCGTGGAGAGGTTCCTGAGGATGGGGAGACCCCCTCACGAGATCCCCTGA
- the pstS gene encoding phosphate ABC transporter substrate-binding protein PstS, producing MRSYLIALAVLILILAVAAVFLLSPKPTETTKTTQPATTVKTTPKVNLLGSGATFPYPQIAAWIDDLSRRYPNITINYNPTGSGTGQEQFFSGVVDFAASDPPISREKWESWRGKLVQMPFLIGAVVVTYNLPELSARLRLDAETIALIYRGEIQQWNDERIRRLNPGLNLPERRIIAVHRSDSSGTTDVFTRFLHKAAPQAWPKELVGKSIEWPVDKRGNGVGGKGNQGVAEVLRTTPGSIGYVELNYALEMNMPTALIRNREGEFVEANESTMMSAAKGVAASLPDSPDGDFSGDLDAMLFAPGRDSYPITSFSHLLFYTTYSDPAKAWAIRRLIEYVNTEGQGKMLKGYAPIPEELRRLNLKSIGIIRGG from the coding sequence ATGAGGAGCTACCTGATAGCGCTGGCGGTGTTAATACTAATACTGGCGGTGGCCGCGGTGTTTCTGCTCTCACCTAAGCCAACTGAGACGACTAAGACGACACAACCCGCGACAACCGTGAAGACGACGCCCAAGGTCAACCTGCTCGGGTCGGGAGCCACCTTCCCCTACCCGCAGATAGCAGCTTGGATAGATGACCTCAGCAGGAGGTACCCCAACATCACGATAAACTACAACCCCACCGGCAGTGGAACGGGTCAAGAACAGTTCTTCTCAGGTGTAGTTGACTTCGCGGCGAGCGATCCTCCCATCTCAAGGGAGAAGTGGGAATCCTGGAGGGGGAAGCTCGTCCAGATGCCCTTCCTCATAGGCGCCGTGGTGGTGACCTACAACCTACCTGAGCTGAGTGCCAGGCTGAGGCTTGACGCTGAGACGATAGCTCTGATCTACAGGGGTGAGATCCAGCAGTGGAACGATGAGAGGATAAGGAGGCTGAACCCAGGGCTAAACTTGCCCGAAAGGAGGATAATCGCTGTTCACAGGTCGGATTCCAGTGGCACAACTGACGTGTTCACCAGGTTCCTCCACAAGGCCGCCCCCCAGGCTTGGCCGAAGGAGCTGGTTGGGAAGTCGATAGAGTGGCCCGTGGACAAGAGGGGCAACGGGGTAGGTGGTAAGGGAAACCAGGGAGTAGCTGAGGTCCTCAGGACCACGCCAGGTTCCATCGGTTACGTAGAGCTCAACTACGCCCTGGAGATGAACATGCCGACTGCCCTCATAAGGAACAGGGAGGGTGAGTTCGTCGAGGCCAATGAGTCTACGATGATGAGCGCGGCTAAGGGAGTCGCGGCCTCACTCCCCGACAGTCCGGATGGGGACTTCAGCGGGGATCTGGACGCGATGCTCTTCGCCCCCGGAAGGGACTCCTATCCCATAACCTCGTTCAGCCACCTACTCTTCTACACCACCTACTCGGATCCAGCTAAGGCCTGGGCCATAAGGAGGCTCATAGAGTACGTGAACACGGAGGGGCAGGGGAAAATGCTCAAGGGCTATGCACCCATACCCGAGGAATTGAGGCGGTTGAACCTAAAGTCGATCGGGATCATAAGAGGCGGCTGA
- a CDS encoding [LysW]-aminoadipate/[LysW]-glutamate kinase translates to MKLGGRTLRNLSEIVRDLANYEFLVVHGGGDEVSEVSRRMGIEPKFVTSPSGVRSRYTNEEELKVYVMVMSLINRRIVNELLNLGLSALGISGVDGPTLIAERKERIVVEERGKRFAMPGGYTGRISEVRVELIRYLMDAGYRLVLSPIARGTKGEMLNVDADQAAVRLADALLPEALVILTDVDGVIVNDEVRRRIHPSELSSILSEVGAGMNRKLLLIKEIADRVRVIVANGLRDEPVTRALNGEGTSVTIY, encoded by the coding sequence GTGAAGCTGGGTGGAAGAACACTTAGGAACTTGAGCGAGATAGTTAGGGATCTAGCGAATTACGAGTTCCTAGTCGTCCATGGGGGCGGAGACGAGGTCAGCGAGGTCTCCAGGAGGATGGGAATAGAGCCGAAGTTCGTGACCTCCCCCTCGGGGGTGAGGAGCAGGTATACGAATGAGGAGGAGCTGAAGGTTTACGTGATGGTGATGTCACTGATAAATAGGAGGATCGTCAACGAGCTCCTCAACCTGGGACTGAGCGCTCTGGGGATATCGGGGGTTGATGGACCCACGCTGATAGCTGAGAGGAAGGAGAGGATAGTCGTGGAGGAGAGGGGGAAGAGATTCGCGATGCCCGGGGGATACACCGGGAGGATAAGCGAGGTGAGGGTAGAGCTGATACGCTATCTGATGGACGCTGGTTACAGGTTAGTGCTTTCACCGATAGCCAGGGGGACTAAGGGAGAGATGCTGAACGTGGATGCCGATCAGGCCGCGGTGAGGCTAGCAGATGCTCTACTCCCTGAGGCCCTCGTGATACTCACCGATGTCGATGGCGTCATCGTGAACGACGAGGTGAGGAGGAGGATCCATCCAAGTGAGTTGAGCTCGATATTGAGCGAAGTGGGAGCTGGGATGAACAGGAAGCTCCTCCTCATCAAGGAGATAGCCGATAGGGTGAGGGTCATCGTGGCTAACGGATTGAGGGACGAACCCGTTACGAGAGCGTTGAACGGGGAGGGCACTTCCGTAACCATCTATTAA
- a CDS encoding M20/M25/M40 family metallo-hydrolase — MSRVAEVLLRLLRIYSPNGGERALEDELVRIARELGLEAHSDSVGNVIIEKGEARVALIGHYDTVPGELEVASGREIRGRGAVDAKGPLASMLVAASLSSYPVMVAALVDEEGESKGALSLLKRGIPSYVVVGEPSNTTGVVISYRGSARLVVECRGKGGHSSHIGDSALDKLLDSLNAIRSYSFPGASLNVIRVCGGSSFSVLPKSALAEVDFRFSERNDAMSILGEIARLVREGCRVELHRITNPISVKPSDPVPRALVRAILSSGAEPKLLRKYGTSDMNLLAEGARSIAAYGPGRSELAHTDDEAVSADELEFAVGVYLRAIEQLHTTALRAP, encoded by the coding sequence TTGAGCAGGGTAGCTGAGGTCCTCCTCAGGCTCCTCAGGATCTACAGTCCTAACGGTGGGGAGAGAGCGCTCGAGGACGAGCTAGTGAGGATAGCGAGGGAGCTGGGGCTTGAGGCCCACTCGGACTCCGTGGGCAACGTGATAATCGAGAAGGGGGAGGCCCGCGTGGCCCTGATCGGTCACTACGATACCGTGCCCGGCGAGCTGGAGGTGGCCTCGGGGAGGGAGATCAGGGGGAGGGGCGCTGTGGATGCGAAGGGCCCCCTCGCCTCCATGCTGGTAGCAGCTTCCCTCTCGAGCTATCCCGTGATGGTGGCGGCCCTTGTGGATGAGGAGGGGGAGAGCAAGGGGGCTTTGAGCCTGCTGAAGCGCGGTATCCCGAGCTACGTGGTAGTGGGGGAGCCGTCCAACACGACGGGCGTCGTCATCTCCTACAGGGGAAGCGCTAGGTTGGTGGTCGAGTGTCGCGGTAAGGGAGGGCACTCCTCCCACATCGGGGACTCGGCCTTGGATAAGCTGCTGGACAGCTTGAACGCCATCAGGAGTTACAGCTTTCCGGGGGCCAGCTTGAACGTGATAAGGGTGTGCGGAGGGAGTTCCTTCAGCGTCCTCCCTAAGTCAGCCTTGGCGGAGGTCGACTTTAGGTTCTCCGAGCGGAACGATGCCATGTCGATACTCGGGGAGATCGCGAGACTGGTGCGTGAGGGCTGCAGGGTCGAACTTCATAGGATCACAAATCCCATCTCAGTTAAGCCGAGTGATCCAGTCCCTAGGGCCCTTGTGAGAGCGATATTATCTTCTGGAGCTGAGCCTAAGCTTTTGAGGAAGTACGGGACGAGTGATATGAACTTACTGGCTGAGGGAGCGAGGAGCATAGCGGCTTACGGTCCAGGGAGGAGCGAGCTTGCCCATACCGATGATGAGGCTGTCTCAGCCGATGAGCTCGAGTTCGCCGTTGGAGTCTACCTAAGGGCGATAGAACAGCTCCACACGACCGCCTTACGAGCTCCTTGA
- a CDS encoding sulfonate ABC transporter: MSFVSLGTNMEATCPVCGSPVRLPDDVIAGELVDCDSCNAVLEVFEEGGSYALREAQGVLEDWGE, from the coding sequence ATGTCATTCGTATCGCTGGGTACGAACATGGAGGCAACGTGTCCGGTGTGCGGGTCCCCCGTGAGGCTACCAGACGACGTCATCGCGGGGGAGCTGGTGGACTGTGACTCGTGCAACGCGGTGCTCGAGGTCTTCGAGGAGGGAGGTAGTTACGCCCTGAGGGAAGCTCAGGGGGTGCTGGAGGACTGGGGAGAATGA
- a CDS encoding aspartate aminotransferase family protein, with product MISLIRFQEGRGLRIVRGEAQYVWDSEGKRYLDAHTGHGAAFLGHRPPRVVKALKEQIERLMVCSTAFSSEAMDLCLSSLSEVLPNALKNVYFQNSGTEAVELALKLAFKATGRNRILAFQGSFHGRTIGSLSVTWNPRYRRGFPSLEVRFARFNEVASADAVDEGTAAVIVEPVQGEGGIRPAKAEFLRELRRACDERGAVLIFDEVQSGFGRTGFVWAHCSRGVEPDVMVAGKCVGGGFPVSLVAARDWVLEGIEGGEHGSTHGGNPLACAAVHGGVRTLIEEEVPRRASKAGSTLISMLRELRGPVKEVRGEGLMIGVELEGRVDPIVMELQKRGVLVAKAGSNVIRILPPYMVSEEDISFLVRNLEGILVEQGS from the coding sequence ATGATCTCGCTGATTAGGTTTCAGGAGGGGAGAGGGCTCAGGATAGTCAGGGGGGAGGCTCAGTACGTCTGGGACTCGGAGGGTAAGAGGTACTTAGATGCTCACACGGGTCACGGGGCTGCCTTCCTGGGGCACAGACCACCCAGGGTCGTGAAGGCCCTTAAGGAACAGATTGAGAGACTCATGGTCTGCTCCACAGCTTTCTCCAGTGAGGCAATGGATCTTTGTCTGAGCAGCTTATCTGAAGTGCTTCCAAACGCTCTGAAGAACGTTTACTTTCAGAACAGCGGGACCGAGGCGGTTGAGCTAGCTCTCAAGCTCGCGTTCAAGGCGACAGGGAGGAATCGCATCCTAGCTTTCCAGGGGAGCTTCCACGGCAGGACCATCGGCTCGCTCTCGGTCACCTGGAACCCCAGGTACAGGAGGGGATTCCCGTCACTCGAGGTGAGGTTTGCCCGCTTCAATGAGGTGGCCTCAGCCGATGCCGTGGACGAGGGTACTGCTGCGGTGATAGTGGAGCCCGTGCAGGGTGAGGGAGGTATAAGGCCCGCTAAAGCTGAGTTCCTGAGGGAACTAAGGAGAGCATGCGATGAGAGAGGAGCTGTCCTTATCTTCGATGAGGTTCAGAGCGGGTTCGGAAGGACCGGGTTCGTCTGGGCGCATTGCAGTAGAGGGGTTGAGCCCGATGTTATGGTGGCGGGTAAGTGCGTGGGAGGAGGCTTTCCAGTCAGCTTAGTGGCTGCTAGGGATTGGGTCTTGGAGGGGATCGAGGGAGGGGAGCACGGGAGCACTCACGGTGGTAACCCCTTGGCTTGCGCAGCCGTACATGGAGGGGTGAGGACTCTAATAGAGGAGGAGGTGCCCAGGAGAGCCTCTAAGGCGGGAAGCACTTTGATCTCTATGCTTAGGGAGCTGAGAGGGCCCGTCAAGGAAGTGAGGGGGGAGGGGTTGATGATAGGCGTGGAGCTGGAGGGACGAGTGGATCCCATCGTGATGGAGCTTCAGAAAAGGGGTGTTTTGGTAGCTAAAGCTGGGAGCAACGTCATCAGAATCCTCCCACCATACATGGTGAGCGAGGAGGACATCTCCTTCTTGGTTAGGAACCTGGAGGGGATCTTGGTTGAGCAGGGTAGCTGA
- a CDS encoding radical SAM protein — protein MGLVDLLELKRELRSWIGMKLSSKERREALMDPHSRREPRMCGLTVHPARGCSFGCKYCYIEDMGFSGAPRVSKLNGLQLAYALLSNPHVLPSEGGTLLAFGSVTEPFLPGVRERTLEYLRVVRGVLRNPVQISTKSYLSQEDASELAEADPDLSVLVTIPALGYASRVEPFAPKPELRFRTIENLAKKSLHVSVFLRPLIPGVAEEDGPGILELAKGSGARGVVLGTLRVTPKILERMRGAEIHLEDLLSDKNLRSGRQVPIDASLIKSSLRRISAKLGLRVFPAACSANMDAHSLGCHACDLGPCQGDLPPVDTHDLEEGLRLCGIEAEVVRADEELRVIVKGGVKKERVARSLVRAASRRKVSSGRFKGLQSP, from the coding sequence GTGGGGTTAGTCGATCTCTTAGAGCTCAAGCGGGAGCTCAGGAGCTGGATAGGGATGAAGCTCTCCTCTAAGGAGAGGAGGGAAGCTCTAATGGATCCTCATTCCAGACGAGAACCTAGGATGTGCGGTCTCACGGTCCACCCAGCGAGAGGCTGCAGTTTCGGTTGTAAGTATTGCTACATAGAGGACATGGGGTTCAGCGGAGCCCCTAGAGTCTCGAAGCTGAACGGTTTGCAGCTAGCTTATGCCCTCCTCTCCAACCCTCACGTACTACCGTCCGAGGGAGGGACGTTGCTCGCTTTCGGATCGGTCACGGAACCCTTCCTCCCCGGAGTGAGGGAGAGGACCCTCGAGTACCTGAGGGTCGTTAGGGGCGTCCTGAGGAATCCGGTGCAGATCTCCACGAAGAGTTACCTCAGTCAGGAGGATGCATCGGAGTTAGCTGAAGCGGATCCCGACCTTAGCGTCCTGGTTACGATTCCAGCTCTAGGTTACGCGAGCAGGGTAGAGCCATTTGCCCCCAAGCCTGAACTCAGGTTCCGGACGATTGAGAACCTGGCGAAGAAGTCCCTTCACGTCTCCGTCTTCCTCAGGCCCCTGATACCGGGGGTGGCTGAGGAGGATGGTCCCGGGATACTGGAGCTGGCGAAGGGATCGGGGGCGAGGGGAGTCGTACTGGGGACCCTCAGAGTTACTCCTAAGATCTTAGAGAGGATGAGAGGGGCTGAGATCCATCTGGAGGACCTCCTCAGCGATAAGAATTTGAGAAGCGGTAGGCAGGTTCCAATAGATGCCTCACTCATCAAGTCATCGCTTAGGAGGATCTCAGCTAAGCTGGGCCTGAGGGTTTTCCCGGCCGCCTGCTCAGCCAACATGGACGCCCACTCCCTGGGCTGTCATGCGTGCGATCTCGGGCCCTGCCAGGGGGATCTGCCCCCAGTAGATACTCACGACCTCGAGGAGGGGCTTAGGCTATGCGGCATCGAGGCCGAGGTGGTTCGAGCCGATGAGGAGCTCAGGGTAATCGTGAAAGGAGGCGTTAAGAAGGAGAGGGTAGCGAGGTCCTTGGTAAGAGCCGCATCTAGGAGGAAGGTCTCCTCCGGAAGGTTTAAGGGGCTTCAGAGTCCCTAG
- a CDS encoding ATP cone domain-containing protein: protein MQVTVVKKDGRREEFSPEKLVVSCMKAGAPLDVSRKIARIVECDLLSRGVTEVTTKELMRSVLSLLRRENEEWYQNWIVFDRAVKKRKVED from the coding sequence GTGCAGGTGACGGTGGTGAAGAAGGACGGGAGGAGGGAGGAGTTCTCACCGGAGAAGCTGGTGGTCAGTTGCATGAAAGCAGGAGCCCCGCTCGATGTCTCGAGGAAGATAGCTAGGATCGTTGAGTGTGACCTCCTCAGCAGAGGGGTCACTGAGGTGACGACTAAGGAGCTCATGAGGAGCGTCCTCTCGCTGCTGAGGAGGGAGAATGAGGAGTGGTATCAGAACTGGATAGTCTTCGATAGGGCCGTCAAAAAGAGGAAGGTTGAAGACTGA
- the argC gene encoding N-acetyl-gamma-glutamyl-phosphate reductase: protein MRVAIFGASGYAGGELLRILLNHREVEIVAVTSKEHAGKPVHLVHHHLRGLLRLGFSSLEDAMRSDHDLAFLSLPHGVSAGVVPRLLEEGRRVIDLSADFRLRDPELYRRWYGWEHPAPELLERAVYGIPEFERERIRGAQLVAVPGCNATSTLLASVPLAKLGASYLIADLKVGSSEAGSKPSKGTHHPERSHAIRAYSPSGHRHQVEVMQELVEITGREVKVSMVPHSVGSVRGSYASVHSMLEVDEDVLIRELVRLYAREPFVRIMPKGTYPDVRNVLGSNFADLGCSTGDSRASCFAAIDNLVKGASGQAVHCMNLMMGFDETEGLLIPPLRP from the coding sequence CTGAGAGTAGCGATATTCGGAGCATCGGGGTACGCAGGAGGCGAGCTCCTCAGGATACTCCTGAACCACAGGGAGGTTGAGATAGTAGCTGTCACATCGAAGGAGCATGCAGGTAAGCCCGTGCACTTGGTTCACCATCACCTCAGGGGTTTACTCAGACTGGGCTTCTCCTCCCTTGAGGACGCGATGAGGAGTGATCACGACTTAGCTTTCCTCTCCCTACCACACGGGGTCTCCGCGGGGGTGGTGCCCAGGCTCCTCGAGGAGGGTAGGAGGGTCATTGACCTCAGCGCCGACTTCAGGCTGAGGGACCCCGAGCTCTACCGCAGATGGTACGGTTGGGAGCACCCCGCGCCCGAGCTACTCGAGAGGGCTGTCTACGGGATCCCCGAGTTCGAGAGGGAGAGGATAAGGGGTGCTCAGCTAGTAGCTGTGCCCGGCTGCAATGCCACGTCCACCCTCCTGGCCTCAGTGCCCCTCGCCAAGCTCGGTGCGAGCTACCTGATAGCCGACCTCAAGGTGGGGAGCAGCGAGGCCGGATCGAAGCCTTCCAAGGGCACGCATCATCCGGAGAGGAGTCATGCCATCAGGGCTTACTCACCTTCGGGTCACAGGCACCAGGTCGAAGTGATGCAGGAGCTGGTCGAGATCACCGGGAGGGAGGTCAAGGTCAGCATGGTGCCTCACTCAGTGGGTTCCGTGAGAGGGTCTTACGCGAGCGTCCACTCCATGCTGGAGGTGGATGAGGATGTCCTGATCAGGGAGCTGGTGAGGCTCTACGCCAGAGAGCCCTTCGTTAGGATAATGCCAAAGGGCACTTACCCTGACGTGAGGAACGTGTTAGGCAGCAACTTCGCTGATTTGGGATGTTCTACGGGCGATAGTAGAGCTTCATGCTTTGCAGCGATAGATAACTTAGTCAAGGGGGCCTCGGGCCAGGCTGTACATTGCATGAACCTGATGATGGGCTTCGATGAGACCGAGGGGTTGTTGATCCCACCCCTCAGGCCCTGA
- a CDS encoding ribosomal protein L13e — protein sequence MRPLSPLVLTSTREWKRKKIGRGFSLGELERAGISISEAKKLGIYVDRRRKTVHEWNVEALTRLRGT from the coding sequence ATGAGACCCCTGAGCCCCCTCGTGTTGACCTCAACGAGGGAGTGGAAGAGGAAGAAGATCGGCAGGGGATTCAGCTTAGGGGAGTTGGAGAGGGCAGGGATCAGCATCTCCGAAGCTAAGAAGTTAGGAATCTACGTTGATAGGAGAAGGAAGACCGTCCACGAGTGGAACGTAGAAGCTCTAACTAGGTTGAGGGGAACCTAG
- a CDS encoding phosphate uptake regulator PhoU, which yields MSRLYVRNLQLTGNATYTVSIPKDWVRNLGLGKGSRVYLELMNDGSLRIYGNPPGRPSGASKSFELWRGDDPDNLVRKIIAAYLAGFSIVTLNFDPELKELASEVRRSLESSVLGFSVLKESRSEFTFYTVIDEGSMRLSDALTKLRENAHHMLEDTYSGMSNADIRVLERVIEEDQIVDKLYLLITKQVTSILMRPFGVEEHGLRSAAEMPHVFLAARSMERVSDHAVLMARESIDLISSGEKVPVWLLDDFRTIIDLFESSTRALSELDELEAEEAARRIDEVTKLIRRREPGNSRVQMLLNSMERVLGYSMNIVEAVVDIVMIREFIELSG from the coding sequence ATGAGCAGGCTGTACGTGAGGAACCTGCAGCTGACGGGCAACGCCACCTACACCGTCTCCATACCTAAGGACTGGGTTAGGAACCTGGGCCTCGGGAAGGGATCGAGGGTCTACTTGGAGTTGATGAACGACGGCTCCCTGAGGATCTACGGCAACCCCCCGGGGAGGCCCTCGGGAGCCAGCAAGTCCTTCGAGTTATGGAGGGGCGATGATCCCGATAACCTGGTGAGGAAGATAATAGCCGCTTACCTTGCCGGCTTCTCGATCGTCACGCTCAACTTCGATCCAGAACTGAAGGAGTTAGCCTCTGAGGTGAGGAGGTCCCTGGAGTCCTCTGTCCTCGGATTCAGCGTGCTCAAGGAGAGCAGATCCGAGTTCACCTTCTACACGGTGATAGATGAGGGGAGCATGAGGCTATCCGACGCCCTAACTAAGCTCAGGGAGAACGCGCACCACATGCTCGAGGACACCTACTCCGGGATGAGTAACGCCGATATCAGGGTCCTCGAGAGGGTGATAGAGGAGGATCAGATAGTGGATAAGCTTTACCTGCTGATTACCAAGCAGGTGACGAGTATACTGATGAGGCCCTTCGGGGTGGAGGAGCACGGGCTCCGGAGCGCCGCCGAGATGCCTCACGTGTTCCTAGCAGCGAGGTCAATGGAGAGGGTGTCTGACCACGCCGTGCTGATGGCTAGGGAATCCATAGACCTCATCTCCTCGGGGGAGAAGGTGCCCGTTTGGTTACTCGACGACTTTAGGACGATCATAGACCTCTTCGAATCCTCCACGAGGGCCCTATCGGAGCTCGACGAGCTGGAAGCCGAGGAGGCGGCTAGGAGGATAGATGAGGTTACCAAGCTCATCAGGAGAAGGGAACCCGGGAACAGTAGGGTTCAGATGCTCTTGAACAGCATGGAGAGGGTCCTGGGTTACAGCATGAACATAGTGGAGGCGGTCGTGGATATAGTGATGATAAGGGAGTTCATCGAGCTCTCGGGTTAA